In Ciconia boyciana chromosome 3, ASM3463844v1, whole genome shotgun sequence, a genomic segment contains:
- the LOC140649884 gene encoding trace amine-associated receptor 5-like translates to MLVTLCYEANGSCYRVLHPFGVQLAIYLACALGTLITVLGNLLVIIVISHFKALHTPTNLLLLSLALANLLLGLTVLPFSTIRSVESCWYFGDDFCRLHTFLDTLFCSTSIFHLCFISIDRHCAICDPLLYPTKFTVRVACIYIGVGWAVPMAYTSVFLYTKAIAEGLGHFLRDVPCVGSCQLLFNKLWGWLNFPLFFFPCLIMIVLYVKIFTRANKQARLINNMSRSIRSQLHVGASKSEKKAAKTLGVALGVYLLCWLPFTIDTMAESLLDFITPPVLFDILIWFAYFNSACNPLIYVFSYRWFRKAVKLVLTHGIFCSRTSTVDLYQE, encoded by the coding sequence ATGCTCGTCACCTTGTGCTACGAGGCGAACGGCTCCTGCTACAGGGTCTTACACCCCTTTGGGGTCCAGCTGGCCATTTATCTGGCCTGTGCCTTGGGCACGCTGATCACGGTGCTGGGGAACCTGCTTGTCATCATTGTCATTTCCCATTTCAAAGCCCTGCACACCCCCAccaacctcctgctcctctccctcgCCCTTGCCAACCTCCTCCTGGGGCTGACCGTGCTGCCCTTCAGCACCATCCGGTCTGTAGAGAGCTGCTGGTATTTTGGAGATGACTTCTGTAGGCTGCACACCTTTCTGGACACACTCTTTTGCTCGACCTCCATATTTCATCTGTGTTTCATTTCCATTGATCGGCACTGTGCCATCTGTGACCCTTTGCTCTACCCCACCAAGTTCACCGTAAGAGTGGCCTGCATTTAcattggggtggggtgggcagTGCCTATGGCTTATACCTCTGTCTTCCTCTACACTAAAGCGATTGCAGAAGGACTGGGCCATTTTTTGCGAGATGTGCCCTGTGTTGGTAGCTGTCAGCTGCTGTTCAACAAGCTCTGGGGGTGGCTGAACTTCCCACTATTCTTCTTCCCTTGCCTCATAATGATAGttttgtatgtaaaaatatttactcGGGCTAACAAGCAAGCCAGGCTGATAAACAACATGAGTAGGAGTATCAGGTCTCAGCTACATGTAGGAGCATCCAAGagtgaaaagaaagcagcaaagactCTTGGGGTAGCTTTGGGAGTCTACCTCCTGTGCTGGTTGCCCTTTACTATTGACACCATGGCAGAGAGTCTTCTGGATTTCATTACCCCCCCAGTTCTGTTTGACATCCTAATTTGGTTTGCTTACTTCAATTCTGCCTGCAATCCCTTGATCTATGTATTTTCCTACCGTTGGTTCCGGAAAGCTGTGAAACTGGTCTTAACTCATGGGATCTTTTGTTCCAGGACATCTACAGTAGACTTGTACCAGGAATGA